A window of the Loxodonta africana isolate mLoxAfr1 chromosome 3, mLoxAfr1.hap2, whole genome shotgun sequence genome harbors these coding sequences:
- the LOC135230643 gene encoding olfactory receptor 7G2-like — MKPRNQTGISKFFLLVLTEDPELQAPLFSLFLSIYLVTVLGNFLIVLAVIFDCHLHTPMYFFLASLSLTDICFSTSTIPKMLVNLQAQNQSITYEGCLTQACFVLVFAALENFLLGVMAYDRFVAICHPLKYTVIMNPHICGLLILLSLFISITNSLLHSLMSLRLSFCTELVIPYFFCEVLQVIKVACSDALNNNIFSYFAATILGGVPLSGIIFSYAQIVSSILRMPSAVGKYNAFSTCGSHLSVISLIYGTGFGSYFSAAFTPSRKTAVASVMYTVVIPIMNPFIYSLRNREVKGALRKIMRSIPAFQ; from the coding sequence ATGAAACCCAGAAATCAAACAGGTATTTCAAAATTCTTTCTCCTGGTACTGACAGAAGATCCGGAACTGCAAGCCCCCCTATTTAGTCTGTTTCTGTCCATATATCTGGTCACTGTCCTAGGAAACTTTCTCATtgtcttggctgtcatctttgactgccacctccacacccccatgtatttCTTTCTTGCCAGTCTGTCCCTCACTGACATCTGTTTCAGCACCAGCACGAtcccaaagatgctggtgaacctcCAAGCACAGAATCAGAGCATCACGTATGAAGGCTGCCTCACCCAGGCGTGCTTTGTGCTAGTTTTTGCTGCTTTGGAAAATTTTCTCCTTggagtgatggcctatgaccgctttgTAGCCATTTGTCACCCACTAAAGTACACTGTCATCATGAACCCCCACATCTGTGGCCTGCTGATTCTACTCTCCTTGTTCATTAGCATCACGAACTCCCTGCTCCACAGTCTGATGTCATTGCGACTCTCCTTCTGCACAGAGCTAGTAATTCCTTACTTCTTCTGTGAAGTTCTTCAGGTCATCAAGGTTGCCTGTTCTGATGCCCTCAACAATAACATCTTCTCATACTTTGCAGCTACAATACTGGGTGGTGTTCCTctctctggaatcattttctcTTATGCTCAAATTGTCTCCTCCATTTTGAGAATGCCATCAGCAGTTGGAAAGTATAATGCTTTTTCCACTTGTGGGTCTCATCTCTCAGTTATTTCTTTGATCTATGGGACAGGTTTTGGTTCATATTTCAGTGCTGCATTCACCCCTTCTAGGAAGACTGCAGTAGCTTCAGTGATGTACACCGTGGTCATTCCCATAATGAACCCCTTTATTTACAGCCTGAGAAATAGGGAAGTGAAGGGGGCTTTGAGAAAAATTATGAGGAGTATACCTGCTTTTCAGTGA